From the Lepidochelys kempii isolate rLepKem1 chromosome 2, rLepKem1.hap2, whole genome shotgun sequence genome, one window contains:
- the HRH4 gene encoding LOW QUALITY PROTEIN: histamine H4 receptor (The sequence of the model RefSeq protein was modified relative to this genomic sequence to represent the inferred CDS: substituted 1 base at 1 genomic stop codon) produces the protein MDHAFENKEAVQNLYLPSIRILQSFFFYFIKSFWMLNICFXIYSILLKFFIFINRNSSEKSLKWMHNMYNNSTEDLHMTATCNGRTTSSTSNLERKFTLVVLVLLAVLMVLLALITVLGNALVILAFLVNKNLRHRSNYFFLNLAISDFLVGVFCIPLYIPYILTGKWIFGRILCKLWLVVDYLMCTASAFSIVLISYDRFLSVTKAVTYRIQQGTMSKTIAKMVAVWVFAFLLYGPAILIWEAVVGCSNVPDGECYAEFYYNWYFLLCASTFEFFTPCISVGYFNMHIYWDIQKRKRKRLQSTVSISKQVSVPPTGNNVLMADHCSLKEEVRSTVLETEDSLSTTSRSQTQSLETDCSPQSRGYSITPNSDQSVTLRVKTRSKLNRDKNIAKSLAIIVCVFAICWAPYSLLMIIRAACYEKCVNKFLYEITFWLLWFNSSVNPFLYPLCHVRFQKAFMKILCPKRFLVLPPALSVSS, from the exons ATGGACCATGCTTTTGAAAACAAGGAAGCTGTGCAAAATCTATATTTACCAAGCATCAGAATCTtgcaatcattttttttttactttatcaAATCATTTTGGATGCTCAATATCTGCTTTTAAATATACAGTATCTTATTAAAATTCTTTATCTTCATTAACAGAaacagttcagaaaagagcctGAAGTGGATGCACAATATGTATAACAACAGTACTGAAGATCTACACATGACTGCAACATGTAACGGAAGGACAACTTCATCCACATCGAACTTGGAACGAAAATTTACATTGGTTGTTTTGGTATTACTGGCAGTTCTTATGGTTTTGTTAGCTCTTATTACAGTGCTTGGAAATGCCTTGGTCATCCTGGCGTTTTTGGTGAACAAAAATCTTCGGCATCGGAGTAATTATTTCTTTCTTAATCTTGCTATTTCAGACTTTTTAGTGG GTGTATTCTGTATCCCCCTGTATATCCCTTACATCCTGACAGGGAAATGGATATTTGGAAGAATTCTCTGCAAACTCTGGCTAGTTGTAGACTATCTTATGTGCACAGCTTCAGCATTTAGCATCGTCCTCATCAGCTATGATCGGTTCCTGTCAGTTACTAAAGCT GTGACATATAGGATTCAACAGGGAACGATGTCAAAAACTATTGCTAAGATGGTGGCAGTCTGGGTCTTTGCATTCTTACTCTATGGCCCCGCAATCCTCATTTGGGAAGCTGTGGTCGGCTGCAGCAACGTACCTGATGGAGAATGCTATGCTGAATTCTACTACAACTGGTACTTTCTCCTATGTGCTTCAACCTTTGAGTTCTTCACACCTTGTATCTCTGTGGGCTATTTCAACATGCACATCTACTGGGATATACAAAAACGCAAGAGAAAAAGGCTCCAGAGCACAGTCAGTATCAGTAAACAGGTGTCTGTACCTCCAACAGGAAACAATGTCTTGATGGCTGACCATTGCTCTTTGAAGGAAGAAGTTCGTTCTACTGTTTTAGAAACAGAGGACAGTCTTTCTACTACTTCCAGGTCACAGACGCAGTCACTGGAGACTGACTGTTCACCTCAGTCCAGAGGCTATTCCATAACCCCTAACAGTGATCAGTCAGTAACCCTCAGGGTGAAGACCAGGTCAAAATTGAACAGGGACAAAAATATTGCAAAGTCACTAGCCATAATTGTCTGTGTCTTTGCCATTTGCTGGGCACCATATTCATTACTTATGATAATTCGCGCAGCCTGCTATGAAAAGTGTGTCAACAAATTCTTGTATGAAATAACATTTTGGCTTTTGTGGTTCAATTCCTCTGTGAATCCCTTCCTCTACCCTCTCTGCCATGTTAGGTTTCAGAAGGCTTTCATGAAAATATTGTGCCCAAAAAGGTTTTTGGTATTGCCACCAGCCCTGTCAGTCTCTTCTTAG